In Gossypium arboreum isolate Shixiya-1 chromosome 6, ASM2569848v2, whole genome shotgun sequence, the following are encoded in one genomic region:
- the LOC108481111 gene encoding uncharacterized protein LOC108481111 — protein MAMPRYRPLHLCLLILLIYTTPSIGGLNGTELLKAACNQTSDYAFCYAILTADPNAGGPQALAGDLANAALRLAQTKATHAQSLIPLLLQNATTSLDHNRLQMCQSSNNKAISQLSSANNDFNSDSLDTMVEEINTAARATNDCLTEIQDKGTHFSLLATINADLIKLYEICIVSTRYFTVEDLY, from the coding sequence ATGGCAATGCCAAGATATCGTCCCCTTCATCTCTGTCTACTCATCTTGCTCATCTACACCACTCCTTCCATAGGAGGACTCAATGGCACCGAGCTCCTCAAGGCGGCCTGCAACCAAACGTCCGACTACGCATTCTGCTATGCTATTTTAACTGCCGACCCCAACGCAGGTGGCCCACAAGCCCTTGCCGGCGACCTTGCTAATGCTGCTTTACGTTTAGCTCAAACCAAGGCCACCCACGCGCAATCCCTCATACCTCTCCTCCTTCAAAATGCCACCACCTCTTTGGACCACAACCGTCTCCAAATGTGCCAAAGTAGCAACAACAAGGCCATTTCTCAGCTCTCATCGGCTAACAATGACTTCAACTCCGACTCACTCGACACCATGGTGGAAGAGATAAACACTGCTGCTCGTGCTACTAATGACTGCTTGACTGAGATCCAAGACAAAGGCACCCACTTTTCACTTCTGGCAACCATCAATGCAGATTTGATTAAACTCTACGAAATCTGTATTGTATCCACTAGATATTTTACTGTTGAAGATTTGTACTAG
- the LOC108480177 gene encoding phosphoglycolate phosphatase 2 gives MEATNPNPSSMSGVAAASAAELLCCANARALLDSVDAFLFDCDGVIWKGDKLIDGVPQTLDMLRSKGKKLVFVTNNSTKSRIQYANKFQSLGLSVNQDEIFSSSFAAAMYLKVNQFPPHKKVYVIGGEGIGQELQLAGFTALGGPEDAEKRAQWKSNCLFEHDKDVGAVVVGLDPDINYYKLQYATLCIRENPGCLFIATNCDSVGHMTDLQEWPGAGCMVAAVCGSTEQEPIVVGKPSTFMMDFLLQKFNLTTSRMCMVGDRLDTDILFGQNAGCKTLLVLSGVTTQSTLDDPSNSIKPDYYTDKVSDILSLLGE, from the exons ATGGAGGCTACTAATCCGAATCCGAGTTCAATGAGCGGCGTCGCTGCTGCTTCCGCCGCCGAGCTTCTATGCTGTGCGAACGCGAGAGCACTGTTGGATTCCGTCGACGCATTTCTATTCGATTGCGATG GTGTTATTTGGAAAGGCGACAAGCTGATCGATGGAGTCCCACAGACGTTAGATATGCTTCGATCCAAG GGGAAGAAACTGGTATTCGTGACCAACAACTCTACCAAGTCCAGAATCCAATATGCTAACAAGTTTCAGTCTCTTGGACTTTCTGTCAATCAG GATGAGATATTTTCGTCTTCTTTTGCTGCTGCTATGTACTTGAAGGTCAACCAGTTTCCTCCTCACAAGAAG GTTTATGTCATAGGCGGGGAAGGCATAGGACAGGAGTTGCAACTTGCTGGATTTACCGCTCTTGGTGGCCCA GAAGATGCAGAAAAAAGGGCTCAGTGGAAATCAAATTGTCTCTTTGAGCATGATAAAGAT GTTGGAGCAGTTGTTGTTGGATTAGATCCAGATATTAACTATTACAAACTTCA GTATGCGACCCTTTGCATCCGTGAGAACCCAGGTTGTCTTTTTATTGCTACGAACTGTGATTCAGTTGGACACATGACTGATCTGCAAGAGTGGCCTG GTGCGGGATGCATGGTTGCTGCCGTTTGTGGGTCAACGGAACAAGAGCCTATTGTAGTTGGAAAACCTTCAACCTTCATGATGGACTTTTTATTGCAGAA ATTTAATTTAACTACATCTAGAATGTGCATGGTGGGTGATAGACTAGATACTGACATTTTATTTGGACAAAATGCTGGTTGCAAAACCCTGCTTGTTCTATCAG GAGTAACAACACAGTCCACTCTTGATGACCCCTCAAACAGTATCAAACCAGATTATTACACCGACAAGGTATCTGATATTCTCAGTTTATTGGGAGAATGA
- the LOC108480932 gene encoding BTB/POZ domain-containing protein At5g47800 isoform X1, whose protein sequence is MKFMKIGTKPDTFYTEEATRTVISDIPSDLTIRIDNVCFLLHKLQIPLVPKCGLLQRLCSDADDSDIVTIDLHDVPGGEDAFELCAKFCYGITINLGAHNFVPAFCAAKFLRMTESIEKGNFVLKLEAFFNSCILEGWKDSIVALQTTIKLPEWSENLGIIRRCIDSIVEKILTPTSKVSWSYTYTRPGYIKKQHQSVPKDWWTEDVSDLDIDLFRCIITAVRSTYIPPPQLIGEALHVYACRWLPDTTKSRPLHSSGSQTEESREKSRRILEAIVSMIPSDRGSVSIGFLLKLLSIANYLGASPVTKTELIRKAGLQFEEATLNDMLFPSQLPTDQHFYDIDLVAAVLESYLVLWRRQSPLPTENSHMVRSIRKIGKFIDSYLQVVARDVNMPISKLVSLAEALPDVAREDHDGLYKAINIYLKEHPDVSKADKKRMCRMLDCQKLSPEVRAHAVKNERLPLRTVVQVLFFDQESGSRSTTHKPESITRARQAPIEAEAKEECDKKVQHEGTKSSSRVTETSEREIQKRMEAKMVRGDSEKGKERKGETNSTAKMMEPKQVFQRRSSR, encoded by the exons ATGAAGTTTATGAAAATTGGGACAAAACCAGACACCTTCTACACAGAAGAGGCTACCAG GACTGTGATTTCTGACATACCAAGTGATCTTACAATAAGGATTGACAATGTTTGTTTTCTTCTACATAAG CTGCAGATTCCACTTGTTCCGAAGTGTGGTCTCTTACAACGGCTCTGTTCCGACGCTGATGATTCCGACATTGTTACGATCGATCTTCACGATGTTCCGGGGGGTGAAGATGCTTTCGAACTCTGTGCTAAATTTTGCTATGGGATAACGATCAATCTCGGTGCACATAACTTTGTTCCTGCATTTTGTGCTGCTAAGTTCCTTAGAATGACTGAATCTATTGAGAAAGGGAATTTTGTTCTGAAACTTGAAGCTTTCTTCAATTCATGCATTCTTGAAGGTTGGAAAGACTCCATCGTCGCACTTCAAACCACGATCAAGTTACCTGAATGGTCTGAAAACCTTGGAATCATTAGAAGGTGCATTGATTCTATTGTAGAGAAAATCTTGACACCAACatcaaag GTTTCATGGTCCTATACTTATACTAGACCAGGGTACATAAAAAAACAACACCAGTCTGTTCCGAAAGATTGGTGGACGGAAGATGTATCGGATCTCGATATAGACCTTTTCCGATGCATAATAACAGCAGTAAGATCGACATATATACCACCGCCACAGCTCATTGGTGAAGCTTTGCATGTGTATGCATGTCGTTGGCTACCGGACACTACAAAGTCTAGACCTCTCCATAGTTCAGGGTCACAAACCGAAGAATCCAGGGAAAAAAGTAGACGGATCCTCGAAGCTATCGTAAGCATGATTCCGTCTGATCGAGGCTCGGTTTCGATAGGTTTCTTGTTAAAGCTTCTTAGCATTGCAAATTATTTAGGAGCATCCCCTGTAACAAAGACTGAACTGATAAGGAAAGCTGGCCTGCAATTTGAGGAAGCAACACTTAATGATATGTTGTTTCCTTCACAGTTGCCCACTGATCAACACTTTTATGATATTGATTTGGTTGCGGCTGTATTGGAAAGTTATTTGGTGTTATGGAGAAGACAATCCCCTTTGCCTACAGAAAATAGCCACATGGTTAGATCGATTAGAAAGATTGGGAAGTTTATTGATTCGTATCTTCAAGTTGTTGCAAGGGATGTGAATATGCCAATATCAAAACTAGTTTCTTTAGCTGAAGCATTGCCAGATGTTGCTAGGGAAGATCATGATGGTCTTTATAAAGCCATTAATATTTATCTCAAG GAGCATCCGGACGTAAGTAAAGCAGACAAGAAAAGGATGTGCCGAATGCTGGACTGCCAGAAACTGTCCCCAGAGGTACGTGCTCATGCGGTGAAGAACGAGCGGCTACCACTGAGAACAGTGGTCCAAGTCCTGTTTTTCGACCAAGAGAGTGGTTCCAGGTCCACAACTCATAAACCAGAGTCAATCACCAGAGCAAGACAAGCACCAATTGAAGCAGAAGCCAAAGAAGAGTGTGACAAAAAGGTGCAACATGAAGGGACAAAGAGTAGCAGCAGGGTAACTGAAACCAGTGAAAGAGAAATTCAGAAGAGAATGGAAGCCAAAATGGTGAGAGGAGATTCAGAGAAAGGCAAAGAAAGGAAAGGGGAAACCAATTCAACTGCCAAAATGATGGAACCTAAACAGGTATTTCAAAGGAGAAGTAGTAGATGA
- the LOC108481956 gene encoding C2 and GRAM domain-containing protein At1g03370-like, giving the protein MKLVVGVIEARNIPAMHLNGFSDPYVKLQVGKKRYRTKVVKKTLNPSWGEEFIFKVEDFKGELQISVLDEDKFFNDDFVGHVKLPISQVFDAPQKSLGTVWYPLHPKNNRSKNKDLGEVLLNIYFQQKSSSMDMSCNGDNASSSSNCPSPLRLEDSVSSKEEKDKSFKEEKEKSLSQKSLAGRIAQIFNKNSDTAVASSTAGIDLTEMPENSRADVADEKPDDQLSSVSFEEAMKTMESKDQGSEIPSNLPGGVLVDQPYVVSPAELNSLLFSSDSSFPKSLAEMQGSKDPQLGPWKFEDGDSSLKRVYTYIKAPTKMIKATKATEEQTYIRADAKSFAILVVVSTPDVPYGSTFKTELLYCITPGPELPSGEQSAHLVISWRMNFLQSTMMKGMIENGARQGLKEGFEQFTTLLTQSVKPVDSKDIGLNKEQILGSLQAEPKSDWKLAFQYFANFTVVSTVFMALYVIVHIWLAAPSTIQGLEFVGLDLPDSIGEFIVCGVLVLQGERLLQIISRFMQARAQKGSDHGVKAQGNGWLLTVALIEGSNLATVDSSGYCDPYVVFTCNGKSRTSSIKFQKSSPQWNEIFEFDAMEEPPSVLDIEVFDFDGLFDEATSLGQAEINFLKSNISDLADVWIPLQGKQAQACQSKLHLRIFLDNTRGGHVVKEYLSKMEKEVGKKINLRSPQTNSAFQKLFGLPPEEFLINDFTCHLKRKMPLQGRLFLSARILGFHANIFGHKTKFYFLWEDIEDIQVSPPTLASMGSPIIVITLRLGRGLDARHGARTQDREGRLKFNFQSFVSFSVAHRTIMALWKARSLSPEQKVQIVEEESKTKCLQTEESGSFLGLEDVSMSEIYSTTLSVPISSFIEIFGGGEMDRKAMERAGCLNYSCSPWDSESADVYERQIYFRFDKRVSRFRGEVTSTQQKSPLPDKKGWLIEEVMTLHGVPLGDYFNLHLRYQIEDLKAKGCSVRVLTGIAWLKSTKHRKRIAKNILSNLEDRLKEFFRL; this is encoded by the exons atgaagcTTGTGGTGGGCGTAATTGAAGCAAGAAACATACCGGCAATGCATTTAAACGGCTTCAGTGATCCATACGTGAAGCTTCAGGTAGGAAAAAAGAGGTATAGGACCAAAGTGGTGAAGAAGACATTGAACCCCAGTTGGGGTGAGGAATTCATTTTCAAAGTAGAGGATTTTAAGGGGGAGCTTCAAATCTCTGTGTTGGATGAGGATAAGTTCTTCAATGATGATTTTGTGGGGCATGTTAAACTTCCAATTTCACAGGTTTTTGATGCGCCCCAGAAATCTCTCGGCACTGTTTGGTATCCCCTCCACCCCAAGAACAATAGGTCCAAGAACAAGGATTTGG GTGAAGTGCttttaaatatctattttcaACAAAAGAGTTCTTCCATGGACATGAGTTGTAATGGTGATaatgcatcatcatcatcaaactGCCCTTCTCCTTTGAGACTAGAAGATAGCGTGTCTTCCAAGGAAGAGAAAGATAAATCATTCAAGGAAGAGAAAGAGAAATCATTATCACAAAAATCCCTAGCAGGTCGTATTGCTCAAATCTTTAACAAAAATTCTGACACTGCTGTGGCTAGCTCTACTGCTGGCATTGATTTGACTGAGATGCCTGAAAATTCAAGAGCTGATGTTGCTGATGAGAAGCCTGATGATCAATTATCCTCTGTGTCATTTGAGGAAGCAATGAAAACAATGGAATCTAAAGATCAGGGAAGTGAAATTCCAAGCAATTTACCTGGAGGAGTTCTTGTGGATCAACCATATGTGGTTTCGCCTGCAGAGCTAAACTCTCTACTTTTTTCATCTGATTCAAGTTTTCCTAAGTCATTAGCTGAGATGCAAGGATCAAAGGATCCACAGCTAGGGCCTTGGAAATTTGAAGATGGTGATTCCAGCTTGAAAAGAGTTTATACTTACATCAAGGCACCAACCAAAATGATTAAGGCTACGAAAGCCACCGAGGAGCAAACGTATATAAGAGCTGATGCAAAGAGTTTTGCCATTCTAGTAGTTGTGAGCACTCCCGATGTTCCATATGGGAGCACCTTCAAAACTGAATTGCTGTACTGCATTACTCCTGGGCCTGAGCTTCCATCTGGAGAACAATCTGCACATTTGGTTATTTCATGGCGAATGAACTTCTTACAAAGCACGATGATGAAAGGTATGATAGAGAATGGAGCTCGACAAGGTCTAAAGGAAGGGTTTGAGCAGTTCACTACTTTACTAACTCAGTCTGTTAAACCAGTTGATTCAAAGGATATTGGTTTAAACAAAGAACAGATTTTGGGATCATTGCAAGCTGAACCCAAGTCAGATTGGAAGTTGGCGTTCCAGTACTTTGCTAATTTTACTGTAGTTTCCACAGTTTTTATGGCCTTGTATGTAATAGTTCATATCTGGCTAGCTGCTCCTAGTACAATTCAAGGACTAGAGTTTGTTGGGCTTGACTTGCCTGATTCAATTGGCGAATTCATTGTGTGTGGTGTTCTGGTTCTTCAAGGTGAAAGGCTGCTGCAGATAATCTCACGCTTCATGCAGGCCAGAGCTCAAAAGG GAAGTGATCATGGAGTGAAAGCACAAGGGAATGGATGGTTACTAACAGTTGCCTTGATTGAGGGAAGTAATTTAGCAACTGTAGATTCAAGTGGGTACTGTGATCCATATGTGGTGTTCACTTGCAATGGGAAATCTAGAACCAGCTCAATCAAGTTCCAGAAATCTAGTCCCCAGTGGAATG aaatatttgaatttgatgcAATGGAAGAGCCTCCTTCCGTACTGGATATAGAAGTATTTGATTTTGATGGACTTTTTGATGAAGCTACATCCTTGGGACAAGCTGAGATTAACTTTTTAAAATCTAATATATCAGATCTAGCTGATGTGTGGATTCCTCTGCAAGGTAAGCAGGCTCAAGCATGTCAATCTAAACTGCACTTGAGAATTTTCTTGGACAATACAAGAGGTGGACATGTAGTTAAAGAATACTTAAGTAAGATGGAGAAAGAAGTGGGGAAGAAG ATAAATCTTAGGTCTCCTCAAACGAATTCGGCCTTTCAGAAACTCTTTGGCCTTCCACCTGAGGAATTTCTTATCAATGACTTTACCTGTCACCTGAAACGGAAAATGCCTCTTCAG GGCCGCCTGTTTCTGTCAGCTAGAATACTTGGGTTTCATGCCAATATATTTGGGCACAAGACAAAATTCTACTTCCTTTGGGAAGACATTGAGGACATTCAAGTTTCTCCTCCTACTTTGGCATCAATGGGCAGTCCAATTATTGTGATAACTCTCCGTCTAGGAAGAGGACTGGATGCTAGACATGGTGCAAGGACACAAGATCGTGAAGGCAGGCTGAAGTTCAATTTCCAGTCATTTGTATCTTTCAGTGTAGCTCATAG GACAATCATGGCACTGTGGAAAGCCAGGTCCTTGAGTCCAGAGCAGAAAGTGCAAATAGTTGAAGAAGAGTCCAAAACCAAATGCCTCCAAACCGAAGAGAGTGGATCCTTCTTAGGCCTGGAGGATGTTAGCATGTCTGAGATTTATTCAACTACTCTCTCTGTTCCT ATTAGTTCCTTCATAGAGATATTCGGTGGCGGTGAAATGGATCGTAAAGCTATGGAGAGAGCTGGCTGTCTTAATTATTCTTGCAGTCCGTGGGATTCAGAAAGTGCTGATGTATATGAGCGGCAAATATATTTCAGATTCGATAAGCGTGTGTCCCGTTTTAGAGGAGAAGTGACTAGTACTCAACAGAAATCCCCACTTCCTGATAAAAAGGGTTGGCTTATCGAAGAAGTAATGACTCTCCATGGAGTTCCACTTGGGGACTATTTTAAC CTTCACCTAAGATACCAAATCGAGGATTTAAAAGCAAAGGGATGTTCGGTGCGAGTGCTTACTGGAATTGCATGGTTGAAAAGCACGAAGCATAGGAAAAGGATTGCCAAAAACATCCTCTCAAACCTAGAAGATCGCTTAAAGGAATTTTTTAGATTGTAG
- the LOC108483801 gene encoding protein phosphatase 1 regulatory inhibitor subunit PPP1R8 homolog, producing the protein MYGRGGLDRFKKAQSLEPFSVSLNSSSHKTAPKAGQVEQHSHIQNAVAQPQQEEDVQSKPATQVGAGQSTWQPPDWAIEPRPGVYYLQVVKEGQVLETINIDKRRLIFGRQYHTCDFVLNHLSVSRQHAAIVPHKNGSIYVIDLGSAHGTFVANERLTKDTPVELEVGQSLRFAASTRTYILRKNNAALFPRPPPPTEINLPPRPDPSDEEAVVAYNTLINRYGLSKSDLLPKSISLAESEDSTLPERATKRMRKLKVTFRDQAGGELVEVVGISDGADVETETGPIGVKEGSLVGKYGSLVQTTVIPKGKDVSSVKEDGVSEKGVTDKLQELLNKVKNTPKGGIYDDLYGESLSEKVGSSSWAYTCDSAPTGDDVVGGASSGKPGTKSASYDDSEDDLFGD; encoded by the exons atgtaTGGGAGAGGTGGTCTTGATAGATTCAAAAAAGCTCAATCCTTGGAACCCTTCTCGGTATCCCTGAATTCTTCTTCCCACAAAACCGCACCCAAAGCTGGTCAAGTTGAGCAACATTCACATATTCAAAATGCAGTTGCTCAGCCTCAGCAAGAGGAGGATGTTCAATCCAAGCCAGCCACTCAGGTTGGGGCCGGTCAATCCACTTGGCAACCTCCTGATTGGGCTATTGAGCCTCGCCCTGGTGTCTACTATCTTCAAGTTGTCAAGGAAGGACAAGTGCTCGAAACCATTAATATCGATAAACGCAGACTCATCTTTGGCAGGCAATATCATACTTGTGATTTCGTGCTTAATCATCTCTCCGTTTCACGTCAGCATGCTGCTATTGTTCCTCACAAGAATGGCAG CATATATGTCATTGATTTGGGATCAGCGCATGGAACCTTTGTTGCAAACGAGCGTCTGACAAAAGATACACCTGTTGAGCTTGAAGTAGGTCAATCTTTACGTTTTGCTGCATCAACGAGAACTTATATCTTAAGGAAGAACAATGCAGCTCTATTTCCTCGTCCTCCACCCCCCACCGAGATAAATCTACCCCCACGGCCTGATCCTTCTGATGAAGAAGCTGTCGTAGCTTACAATACACTTATAAATCGTTACGGTCTGAGCAAATCTGACTTGCTGCCCAAATCCATCTCATTAGCTGAAAGTGAAGACAGCACACTGCCAGAGAGAGCCACTAAAAGAATGAGGAAACTAAAAGTTACCTTCAGGGATCAGGCTGGGGGAGAGCTGGTCGAAGTTGTTGGAATTTCAGATGGTGCAGATGTAGAAACCGAAACGGGACCCATAGGTGTAAAAGAAGGAAGTCTTGTTGGAAAATACGGATCTCTTGTACAAACAACAGTAATTCCTAAAGGTAAGGATGTATCGTCTGTAAAAGAAGATGGTGTTTCTGAGAAAGGTGTGACTGATAAACTGCAAGAATTGTTGAATAAGGTAAAAAATACACCAAAAGGTGGGATTTATGACGATCTTTACGGAGAATCTTTATCCGAAAAAGTGGGTTCTTCTTCGTGGGCATACACTTGTGATAGTGCTCCTACAGGAGATGATGTTGTTGGTGGTGCCTCAAGTGGTAAACCTGGAACTAAGTCTGCCTCATATGATGATAGTGAAGATGATTTATTTGGTGATTGA
- the LOC108482020 gene encoding transcription termination factor MTEF1, chloroplastic-like — MQACRFQLHYPQPLLKHPTTTPPIPKDGGLLFRQKLLYLQSLNINPHKALNLNPSLRSTPLSSLISLERSLSSVGLSRPSIGRILDMCPLLLTSDPLPPINFLLHEVSLPFPHLPLSLTRCPRLLVSSVPTQLRPTLLFLTSLGLVLNSHTTLLLVSNVENTLKPKINFLQSLGFDEPEVNRMVVRSPGLLTLSVENNMRPKAEFFLEEMEGDLEELKRFPQYFSFSLEKKIKPRHRALVEYGFKLPLSKMLKISDGEFTARLIEMRLQRVHKR, encoded by the coding sequence ATGCAAGCTTGCAGATTCCAACTCCATTATCCTCAACCTCTGCTTAAACATCCGACCACCACCCCACCCATACCCAAAGACGGCGGTCTTCTTTTCCGCCAAAAGCTCCTGTACCTCCAATCCTTAAACATCAATCCCCACAAAGCTCTCAACTTAAACCCTTCCCTCCGTTCCACCCCACTTTCATCTCTCATTTCCCTCGAACGCTCCCTCTCTTCCGTCGGCCTCTCTCGCCCTTCCATCGGCCGTATTCTCGACATGTGCCCCCTCCTCCTTACCTCCGACCCTCTCCCTCCCATTAACTTCCTCCTCCACGAAGTCTCCCTCCCTTTCCCTCATCTCCCTCTTTCCCTCACCCGTTGCCCTCGCCTCTTAGTCTCCTCCGTCCCCACCCAACTCCGCCCAACTCTTCTTTTCCTCACTTCCCTCGGCCTCGTCCTGAATTCCCATACTACCCTTCTCTTAGTTTCCAACGTGGAAAACACGTTGAAACCCAAAATTAACTTCCTTCAATCTCTGGGTTTTGACGAGCCGGAGGTGAACCGCATGGTGGTGAGATCACCCGGGCTGTTGACTTTGAGTGTGGAGAACAATATGAGGCCTAAAGCTGAGTTTTTTTTGGAGGAAATGGAAGGTGACTTGGAGGAATTGAAAAGATTTCCTCAGTATTTTTCGTTTAGTTTAGAGAAAAAAATTAAGCCGAGGCATAGAGCTTTAGTGGAATATGGGTTCAAATTGCCATTGTCAAAGATGTTAAAGATCAGCGATGGAGAATTTACTGCTAGATTGATTGAGATGCGATTGCAAAGAGTTCATAAGAGAtag
- the LOC108480932 gene encoding BTB/POZ domain-containing protein At5g47800 isoform X2: MKFMKIGTKPDTFYTEEATRTVISDIPSDLTIRIDNVCFLLHKIPLVPKCGLLQRLCSDADDSDIVTIDLHDVPGGEDAFELCAKFCYGITINLGAHNFVPAFCAAKFLRMTESIEKGNFVLKLEAFFNSCILEGWKDSIVALQTTIKLPEWSENLGIIRRCIDSIVEKILTPTSKVSWSYTYTRPGYIKKQHQSVPKDWWTEDVSDLDIDLFRCIITAVRSTYIPPPQLIGEALHVYACRWLPDTTKSRPLHSSGSQTEESREKSRRILEAIVSMIPSDRGSVSIGFLLKLLSIANYLGASPVTKTELIRKAGLQFEEATLNDMLFPSQLPTDQHFYDIDLVAAVLESYLVLWRRQSPLPTENSHMVRSIRKIGKFIDSYLQVVARDVNMPISKLVSLAEALPDVAREDHDGLYKAINIYLKEHPDVSKADKKRMCRMLDCQKLSPEVRAHAVKNERLPLRTVVQVLFFDQESGSRSTTHKPESITRARQAPIEAEAKEECDKKVQHEGTKSSSRVTETSEREIQKRMEAKMVRGDSEKGKERKGETNSTAKMMEPKQVFQRRSSR, translated from the exons ATGAAGTTTATGAAAATTGGGACAAAACCAGACACCTTCTACACAGAAGAGGCTACCAG GACTGTGATTTCTGACATACCAAGTGATCTTACAATAAGGATTGACAATGTTTGTTTTCTTCTACATAAG ATTCCACTTGTTCCGAAGTGTGGTCTCTTACAACGGCTCTGTTCCGACGCTGATGATTCCGACATTGTTACGATCGATCTTCACGATGTTCCGGGGGGTGAAGATGCTTTCGAACTCTGTGCTAAATTTTGCTATGGGATAACGATCAATCTCGGTGCACATAACTTTGTTCCTGCATTTTGTGCTGCTAAGTTCCTTAGAATGACTGAATCTATTGAGAAAGGGAATTTTGTTCTGAAACTTGAAGCTTTCTTCAATTCATGCATTCTTGAAGGTTGGAAAGACTCCATCGTCGCACTTCAAACCACGATCAAGTTACCTGAATGGTCTGAAAACCTTGGAATCATTAGAAGGTGCATTGATTCTATTGTAGAGAAAATCTTGACACCAACatcaaag GTTTCATGGTCCTATACTTATACTAGACCAGGGTACATAAAAAAACAACACCAGTCTGTTCCGAAAGATTGGTGGACGGAAGATGTATCGGATCTCGATATAGACCTTTTCCGATGCATAATAACAGCAGTAAGATCGACATATATACCACCGCCACAGCTCATTGGTGAAGCTTTGCATGTGTATGCATGTCGTTGGCTACCGGACACTACAAAGTCTAGACCTCTCCATAGTTCAGGGTCACAAACCGAAGAATCCAGGGAAAAAAGTAGACGGATCCTCGAAGCTATCGTAAGCATGATTCCGTCTGATCGAGGCTCGGTTTCGATAGGTTTCTTGTTAAAGCTTCTTAGCATTGCAAATTATTTAGGAGCATCCCCTGTAACAAAGACTGAACTGATAAGGAAAGCTGGCCTGCAATTTGAGGAAGCAACACTTAATGATATGTTGTTTCCTTCACAGTTGCCCACTGATCAACACTTTTATGATATTGATTTGGTTGCGGCTGTATTGGAAAGTTATTTGGTGTTATGGAGAAGACAATCCCCTTTGCCTACAGAAAATAGCCACATGGTTAGATCGATTAGAAAGATTGGGAAGTTTATTGATTCGTATCTTCAAGTTGTTGCAAGGGATGTGAATATGCCAATATCAAAACTAGTTTCTTTAGCTGAAGCATTGCCAGATGTTGCTAGGGAAGATCATGATGGTCTTTATAAAGCCATTAATATTTATCTCAAG GAGCATCCGGACGTAAGTAAAGCAGACAAGAAAAGGATGTGCCGAATGCTGGACTGCCAGAAACTGTCCCCAGAGGTACGTGCTCATGCGGTGAAGAACGAGCGGCTACCACTGAGAACAGTGGTCCAAGTCCTGTTTTTCGACCAAGAGAGTGGTTCCAGGTCCACAACTCATAAACCAGAGTCAATCACCAGAGCAAGACAAGCACCAATTGAAGCAGAAGCCAAAGAAGAGTGTGACAAAAAGGTGCAACATGAAGGGACAAAGAGTAGCAGCAGGGTAACTGAAACCAGTGAAAGAGAAATTCAGAAGAGAATGGAAGCCAAAATGGTGAGAGGAGATTCAGAGAAAGGCAAAGAAAGGAAAGGGGAAACCAATTCAACTGCCAAAATGATGGAACCTAAACAGGTATTTCAAAGGAGAAGTAGTAGATGA